In Vanessa cardui chromosome 28, ilVanCard2.1, whole genome shotgun sequence, one genomic interval encodes:
- the LOC124541504 gene encoding phenoloxidase-activating factor 2-like: MTYRILLSVVGIYLTCAVTALAEEDIKGGDLEALIHDIFGEPCILKDDVIGSCVKYYLCNENGTVVTDGKGVLESRNMRSTCSNFLDVCCLHENMSPTNNNNNQMPQEKKGCGWRNSKGLGMQPSNLKKDETKIGEFPWMAVVLRKESSSTKNEDDRNIYVGGGSIIHPSVVMTAAHVVTGPKLFIRAGEWDTQSNDELYPYQDRDISEIVIHDEFNNRNLFNDIALLFLSKPLELAPNVGLVCLPAPNVPVNEGLRCISTGWGKDKYGRNSPYRVVMKKVEVPTINNEICQSALRSTRLGRFFQLHTSFMCAGGEEDVDTCQGDGGSPLVCPIGNDRYIQNGIVAWGISCGLKDTPGAYTNVTNFRGWIDKHVTARGYDPAIYTY; this comes from the exons GTGAACCCTGTATTTTAAAGGACGATGTAATTGGTTCCTGTGTGAAATATTACCTTTGTAATGAAAACGGCACCGTCGTTACTGATGGAAAAGGTGTTTTGGAATCTCG GAATATGCGGAGCACCTGTTCAAACTTCTTAGATGTTTGTTGTTTACACGAAAACATGAGCCctacgaataataataataatcaaatgcCTCAAGAG aaaAAAGGCTGTGGTTGGCGAAATAGTAAAGGCTTGGGCATGCAGCCAAGTAACCTGAAGAAAGATGAAACCAAAATAGGCGAATTTCCCTGGATGGCGGTTGTGTTAAG AAAGGAATCGAGCAGTACCAAGAATGAAGACGATCGCAACATATATGTGGGAGGTGGGTCCATCATACACCCGAGCGTGGTGATGACAGCGGCCCACGTGGTGACCGGCCCGAAGCTGTTCATCCGAGCTGGTGAATGGGATACGCAATCAAATGACGAGTTATACCCCTACCAGGATAGGGATATCAGCGAAATCGTTATACACGACGAATTTAATAATC gtAACTTATTCAACGACATCGCCCTCTTGTTCTTATCGAAGCCGCTAGAattggcgcccaacgtgggacTCGTGTGTTTGCCGGCGCCGAATGTGCCAGTCAACGAAGGACTGAGATGCATATCAACTGGTTGGGGTAAAGATAAATATGGACGAAATAGCCCCTATCGAGTTGTTATGAAGAAA GTTGAAGTACCAACAATAAACAATGAGATATGTCAGTCAGCGTTGCGTTCGACCCGTTTGGGTAGATTCTTCCAGTTACACACTTCCTTTATGTGCGCTGGTGGGGAGGAGGATGTAGATACCTGTCAAGGGGATGGTGGTTCACCCCTCGTGTGTCCAATTGGT AACGATCGTTACATCCAGAACGGTATAGTCGCGTGGGGCATCAGCTGTGGGTTGAAGGACACCCCCGGCGCTTACACCAACGTCACCAACTTCAGGGGGTGGATCGATAAGCACGTCACAGCTCGAGGATACGACCCCGCAATATAcacttattga
- the LOC124541664 gene encoding uncharacterized protein LOC124541664 — MLRFKLSKFKQVCSSILLPRILFKNLKYSKELNYYNRALEQFSKVRKSTSSKDEATDKQKRIIERCFEDKSASPSQPEECKKMCKEVKESENEILFTPEFYNMKQCERCESVIARLFRTETVHETVDRVNLAEDGKVKASTVKQEEEKLVQKIENVDETPHVEAHAPKVEGFNSIPKVLGNETYKMSKSNACDQSHLDELAKRCLGSPESDIDRIVAQELKRISQNKPPPDFDIDLVRNQCIKETGATNVCRFDRDRPIHLDTVPLLDIASDYKESGFIREYSSIFFTKEVDESKIDTPPPLSPYEKPALPFYEFPNKENITPEDDSKMETAAIDENIQEAEIIFKEDSLERDVDQEENEILEGEENLNPKPNINQFHKSILEPTILKSAQEDDVSVRNDFIQDIHTLNIINSQQLLTSKSESPDMHSDSKDEPQNSSISSTFLPGGEGRTLDLPENTSISANQNPDEYFNISLTDVMLTEGDTVKRIFAETPATQNIFYAALPQIELQESTNKARVKEEFLTDSHSVLEPEVKQAAVSRESAKVDANSDEIMSKRDVSCSENSVPLSLLLKYIQERNRLEYCRKIVAKADIKLEGNQHFSGSQGDKSKSKNECPPVKPCPIQPKPKPPAAGGGPCKVPPCKPKKDPCAKLLPIFLSTMIRRDVSFDVVKRKNDKSQNSEVTLTSLALLSEVLIKRIQEMSAQLRFYGHNNCGDAVNYARDFQPWIPIPSWPIPKKEKKRPLVCPKEGCKVPLPQPNKPCKDKQCSGLAKQSFISSLYAP; from the exons AtgttaagatttaaattatctaaattcAAGCAAGTTTGTTCTTCGATTTTGCTACCacgtattttattcaaaaacttgaaatattcaaaggagttgaattattataatc GTGCGTTGGAGCAGTTTAGTAAAGTTCGAAAAAGCACGAGCTCTAAAGATGAAGCAACGGATAAACAGAAGCGTATTATCGAGAGATGTTTCGAGGATAAGTCGGCGTCGCCGTCACAGCCAGAAGAGTGCAAGAAGATGTGCAAGGAAGTGAAGGAGAGTGAGAATGAAATACTCTTTACGCCTGAGTTTTACAACATGAAACAGTGCGAACGCTGCGAGTCTGTTATCGCGAGGCTGTTCAGAACCGAAACTGTCCACGAAACAGTAGATAGAGTTAATTTAGCCGAAGATGGAAAAGTAAAAGCTTCAACGGTGAAGCAGGAAGAAGAGAAGTTGGTTCAGAAGATTGAGAACGTTGATGAAACGCCGCACGTGGAAGCCCACGCGCCTAAGGTTGAAGGATTCAATTCTATACCGAAGGTGCTAGGTAACGAGACCTACAAGATGTCCAAATCAAATGCATGTGACCAGTCTCATCTAGATGAGTTGGCGAAGCGCTGTCTTGGTTCACCGGAAAGTGACATTGATAGGATTGTAGCTCAAGAATTGAAGAGAATCTCTCAAAATAAACCACCACCGGATTTTGATATAGATTTAGTTCGAAATCAGTGTATAAAAGAAACTGGCGCCACGAATGTATGCCGATTCGATAGGGATCGGCCAATTCATTTAGATACAGTACCATTACTTGATATTGCAAGCGATTATAAAGAGAGCGGTTTTATTCGAGAATATTCTAGTATCTTCTTTACGAAAGAAGTCGATGAAAGCAAAATTGACACACCCCCTCCTCTATCTCCGTACGAGAAACCAGCGCTGCCTTTTTACGAATTTccgaataaagaaaatattacaccAGAAGATGATTCTAAAATGGAAACAGCTGCTATCGATGAGAACATACAGGAAGCTGAGATTATATTCAAAGAAGATTCCCTTGAAAGGGATGTCGATCAGGAAGAAAATGAGATACTTGAGGGCGAAGAAAACTTGAACCCCAAGCccaatataaatcaatttcacAAATCAATCTTGGAGCCAACAATTTTAAAGTCTGCCCAAGAAGACGACGTGTCAGTAAGAAATGATTTTATACAGGATATACATACGCTAAACATTATTAACAGTCAACAGCTTCTTACATCTAAATCGGAATCACCGGACATGCACTCTGATTCGAAAGACGAGCCTCAAAATTCTTCGATATCGAGCACGTTTTTACCTGGAGGCGAGGGACGAACGTTAGATCTCCCCGAGAACACTTCGATCTCCGCGAACCAAAACCCCGATGAATATTTCAACATCAGCTTAACGGATGTTATGTTGACGGAGGGCGATACAGTCAAACGTATATTTGCAGAAACTCCAGCTACGCAGAATATATTTTACGCGGCATTGCCGCAGATCGAATTGCAGGAATCTACGAATAAAGCTAGGGTTAAAGAGGAATTTTTGACAGATTCGCATTCCGTATTGGAACCTGAAGTGAAGCAAGCAGCTGTGAGCAGAGAATCGGCGAAGGTCGACGCGAATTCAGACGAGATAATGAGCAAGAGAGATGTTTCGTGTTCAGAAAACAGTGTGCCTCTATCCTTgctcttaaaatatatacaagaacGAAACCGCTTGGAGTACTGCAGGAAAATCGTTGCGAAAGCCGATATCAAGCTCGAGGGGAATCAGCATTTCTCCGGCTCTCAAGGCGACAAATCTAAGTCTAAGAATGAATGCCCCCCCGTCAAACCGTGCCCGATTCAACCGAAACCCAAACCGCCGGCGGCTGGGGGCGGACCATGCAAAGTACCACCCTGTAAACCGAAGAAAGACCCATGCGCGAAGCTATTGCCCATTTTCTTGAGCACAATGATCAGACGCGACGTTTCTTTTGATGTCGTGAAACGCAAAAATGACAAATCCCAGAATTCGGAAGTGACACTGACCTCTTTGGCTCTATTGAGCGAGGTGTTGATCAAACGGATTCAGGAAATGAGCGCACAGTTGAGGTTTTATGGTCACAATAATTGTGGTGATGCTGTGAATTACGCGAGAGACTTTCAACCCTGGATTCCGATACCATCTTGGCCGATTCCGAAGAAGGAAAAGAAAAGGCCCCTTGTTTGCCCAAAGGAAGGTTGCAAAGTTCCTCTGCCTCAGCCCAATAAGCCTTGTAAAGATAAACAATGCTCTGGGCTCGCGAAACAATCCTTTATATCGAGTCTTTACGCGCCCTag